Proteins encoded in a region of the Equus asinus isolate D_3611 breed Donkey chromosome X, EquAss-T2T_v2, whole genome shotgun sequence genome:
- the PRRG3 gene encoding transmembrane gamma-carboxyglutamic acid protein 3 isoform X2 produces the protein MAVFLEAKNAHSVLKRFPRANEFLEELRQGTIERECMEEICSYEEVKEVFEDKEKTMEFWKGYPNAVYSVRDPAQSSDAMYVVVPLLGVALLIVIALFIIWRCQLQKATRHHPSYAQNRYLASRAGHSLPRVMVYRGTVHSQGESSGHREAGSNPQVALGPSRGGRTTVRLESTLYLPELALSRLSSATPPPSYEEVTAPQESSSEEASVSYSDPPPKYEEIVAANPGSDK, from the exons ATGGCAG TGTTTCTGGAGGCCAAGAACGCCCATTCGGTCCTGAAGCGGTTCCCTCGTGCCAATGAGTTCCTGGAGGAGCTGCGCCAGGGTACCATCGAGCGGGAGTGCATGGAGGAGATCTGCAGCTACGAGGAGGTCAAGGAGGTGTttgaggacaaagagaaaacg ATGGAGTTCTGGAAGGGGTACCCGAATGCAGTCTACTCAGTCCGAGACCCCGCACAAAGCTCGGATGCCATGTACGTGGTGGTGCCCCTTCTAGGGGTGGCATTGCTGATTGTCATCGCCTTGTTCATCATCTGGAGGTGCCAGCTGCAGAAAGCCACTCGTCATCACCCCTCGTATGCTCAAAACCGGTACCTAGCCAGTCGCGCTGGGCACAGTCTGCCCCGGGTCATGGTGTACCGGGGCACTGTGCATAGCCAAGGGGAGTCCTCTGGGCACCGGGAGGCAGGGAGCAACCCGCAGGTGGCACTAGGGCCCAGTCGGGGGGGCAGAACTACAGTCCGCCTCGAGAGCACCCTCTACCTCCCTGAGCTCGCCCTCTCCAGACTGTCCAgtgccacccctcccccatcctaTGAGGAGGTGActgcaccccaggagagcagcagTGAGGAGGCGAGTGTCTCTTACAGCGACCCACCCCCGAAGTATGAGGAGATAGTGGCCGCCAACCCTGGCTCAGACAAGTAG
- the PRRG3 gene encoding transmembrane gamma-carboxyglutamic acid protein 3 isoform X1, translating to MAGLSAALSSVFLEAKNAHSVLKRFPRANEFLEELRQGTIERECMEEICSYEEVKEVFEDKEKTMEFWKGYPNAVYSVRDPAQSSDAMYVVVPLLGVALLIVIALFIIWRCQLQKATRHHPSYAQNRYLASRAGHSLPRVMVYRGTVHSQGESSGHREAGSNPQVALGPSRGGRTTVRLESTLYLPELALSRLSSATPPPSYEEVTAPQESSSEEASVSYSDPPPKYEEIVAANPGSDK from the exons ATGGCAG GCCTCAGTGCAGCTCTCTCCTCAGTGTTTCTGGAGGCCAAGAACGCCCATTCGGTCCTGAAGCGGTTCCCTCGTGCCAATGAGTTCCTGGAGGAGCTGCGCCAGGGTACCATCGAGCGGGAGTGCATGGAGGAGATCTGCAGCTACGAGGAGGTCAAGGAGGTGTttgaggacaaagagaaaacg ATGGAGTTCTGGAAGGGGTACCCGAATGCAGTCTACTCAGTCCGAGACCCCGCACAAAGCTCGGATGCCATGTACGTGGTGGTGCCCCTTCTAGGGGTGGCATTGCTGATTGTCATCGCCTTGTTCATCATCTGGAGGTGCCAGCTGCAGAAAGCCACTCGTCATCACCCCTCGTATGCTCAAAACCGGTACCTAGCCAGTCGCGCTGGGCACAGTCTGCCCCGGGTCATGGTGTACCGGGGCACTGTGCATAGCCAAGGGGAGTCCTCTGGGCACCGGGAGGCAGGGAGCAACCCGCAGGTGGCACTAGGGCCCAGTCGGGGGGGCAGAACTACAGTCCGCCTCGAGAGCACCCTCTACCTCCCTGAGCTCGCCCTCTCCAGACTGTCCAgtgccacccctcccccatcctaTGAGGAGGTGActgcaccccaggagagcagcagTGAGGAGGCGAGTGTCTCTTACAGCGACCCACCCCCGAAGTATGAGGAGATAGTGGCCGCCAACCCTGGCTCAGACAAGTAG